AGACCGTCGCGGGTTTGCGCGCGGGTGGTTCGGGCGCGCCGGCAACGGGCGCGGCGGCGGCACCGGGTTGCGTGGCGGACTGGGGCTTCGCGCCGTTCGCGGGTGGCTTGGCGCCGTTCGCGGGTGGCTTCGCGCCGTTGGCCGGCGGCTTGGCGCTATTCGGGGGCGCGGTCGTGTCCACGTCGAACGCGCGGTTGAGTTCCTGTTCGCTGAAAGCCTTGCGCGGCATCTCAAGTTTGTTGGCCTCGCGCGCACTGGCCTCGATGAGGTCGCCCGGCTTGTGGATGACCTCGGGCGTGAGGAAAATGATGAGCTCGGTCTTCACGTCCTTTTTCTCGGTGCGCTTGAAAGCCGCGCCGAGGAGCGGGATGTCGCCGAGGAGCGGCACTTTCGTCTTGGTTTCGCGCTTGTCGGTCTTGATGAGCCCGCCAATGACGACGGTCTTGCCGCTCTCGGTCACGACGACGGTGTCCGCGGAAATCTTGTCGATGGCGTTGACGGTGAGGTTGGTGGAGATGGCGACGGTCTGCGCGCCGACCTTGGAGATTTCCGGCGCGACGATCATCTCGACGAGTCCCTCGGAGCTGATGAACGGGGTGACGCGCAGGATGATGCCGATGTCCTGATATTGCACGGTGTTGATCTGGCCGCCGTTCTGGTCGAAGCGCGTGTTGGTGATGAACGGATAGGACTGGCCCACGACGATGTTGGCCTGCTGGTTGTTGCGGGCGAGGATGGTCGGGCGCGAGAGCACCTCGGTCTTTGCAAGCTGGCTCAGCGCGTTGATGGTCAGTTCCACGTTTGCGCCGACGGGCAGGATCTTGTAGAAGAGGCCGCGGTCGGTCCCCGTGCCGCCGGGCACGCCGAGCAGGCTGAAGATTTCCCCGCCCTGTTTGTTGTTCACGTCGTGCTTGAGCTTGCCCTGCACGCCGAGGTTGAAGTCGTCGGTGTAGGTCACCTCGACGAACACGACGCGGATGAGCACCTGCGGCTTGGGCCGGTCGAGGTTTTGGATCACGGTCTTGAGGTGCTCGTTGGTTTCGTCGTCGGTGATGACAATGATCTGGCGCGTCTCGGGATCGATCGTGATGAGCGCCTCGCCGACGCGGGTGTTGCTCGGGTAGGTGCCGGTGTTCGCGCGCCCGCCGCCGCCCCCAAAGCCGCCGCCCCCAAGGCCGCCGCCGCCAAAGCCGCCAAAGCCGCCAAAGCCGCCAAAGCCGCCGCCGCCCGGGCGCTGCTGTGCCGGTGCGTTCATGGGGGTGAGTGCGATTGCCGAGAGGAGCGCGACTGCCATCGCGCAACGGTTGGTCCAGGACTGTTTTTTGTTCATGGTGTGAATCTTTCGTGCCCGAGGGTTGGCGGAAGTGATACGGCTTACCGGAAGCCGCCGGATCCACCGAAGCCGCTGCCGCCGCCGAAGCCGCCGCCGCCGCCGCCAAAGCCGCTTTGGGTGCCGCCTGTGCCGCGACTCTGTGAGTTGTTGTTCTGCCGGTTGGCAAGCGCGTCGGTCGTGCGCTGGCTGTTTTGCGACGACCGCGTGTTCTGGCCTTCGAACAGGCCGCGCAGCACGTTTTGCACGGTGTTTACGTCCGCGTTCTCGAGCGAATAGGTGAAGACCTTCTGCTTGCGCGCCGGGCTCGAATCGAGCTGTAACACCATGTCGGCGATCTGATCCATCATGTCCTTGGCCGCGGTCACAATGACGGACGAGGTGCGCGCGTCGGGCACGGCGAGGACGCGCTGCTGCTTGCGCGCGCGTTCGCTGTCGCCGGTGGCCGTCGTTCCCGTGCGCCCGCCTGTCGAACCGCCGGGACCGCCGCGGCCGAAGATGCCGCCCGGACCTCCGCCAAACGCGCCGCCGAATTGCAGGCCGCGGCTCCGGTCGCTGTTGCCGGAGCGCGTCGGGTCGGGGAAGAGCGACGCGAGGAGCGACGCCATCTCCGTGGGGTCGGAGTTCTTGAGGTGGAACACGCGCAGCTCGGTCACGTCCTGCGTGGCGGTGTCGAGTTGCTTGATGAGATCCTCGATGGTGACCATGAGGTGCTCGGGCGCGTTGATGATGACGGCGTTGCTCTGCTCGTCGGCGACGGCCACAACGCGGGCGTTGGAAACCGGACCTCCGCCGGTGCGTCCGCCGGTGCGTCCGCCGAATCCGCCCGTGCCGCTGCTGCCGAATCCGCCTAAGCTCCCTCCGCCGAGTCCGCCGAGTCCGCCGAATCCGCCGAATCCGCCGAATCCGCCGAATCCACTGCTGCTGCGACCGCCGCCCGGGCTACCCTGGCCGAAGCCACCTTGTTGAGTGCCCGTGGCGGGTGTGAACAGGTCCTTGATGATCGTCGCCAGGGCCTTCGCGTCTCCGTATCGGAGTGCGAAGACCTTGATGCCCGTGGTGCCGGTTTGCGAGAGGTCGAGGGCCTGCACAAGTTCGGTGAGGCGCCGGATGTTGCGCTTGGTGTCGGTGATGACGATGGAATTGGCGCCGTCGTTCGCGGTCACGGTCTGGTTGCCCGGGAGAATGGGCGCGAGGTCGGAGAGGATTTGACGCGCGCCCACGAACTTGAGCGGGATGACCTGCGTGACGATCTCGTCGGTTTTGACCATGTCCTTCGGGTCGCTGCCGGTGACGATGGGGATGTCGTCGAACTTCGCGTCTTCGAGCCGCTTCACGGTGAGCGTCTTGCCGTTCACGATGGCGGCGTAGTTGTTCTTCCGGAGGACCTGGTTGAGCAGGTCGAGCGCCTCGCTCTTGGTGACGGGGTGGTTGCTCCACACGTCCACCGTGCCACGCACCTGGGTCTCGAGCACGATGGTGAAGCCGGCGGCCTCGCTCAAGTAAGTGAGCACCTGGTCGATGCCGACGCCGCGGAAGTTGAGGCGCAGGTTGGCCTCCTCGCCGGTCTTCGGGTCCACGGTCTTGGTGGTGGCGCGCGGCGCGAAGGGATTCTTGGAATCCTTCCCCGCAGGCGGCGTGGTCGCGGGTGGCGTGGTCGCGGGTGGC
This Verrucomicrobiota bacterium DNA region includes the following protein-coding sequences:
- a CDS encoding type II secretion system protein GspD, which gives rise to MNAPAQQRPGGGGFGGFGGFGGFGGGGLGGGGFGGGGGRANTGTYPSNTRVGEALITIDPETRQIIVITDDETNEHLKTVIQNLDRPKPQVLIRVVFVEVTYTDDFNLGVQGKLKHDVNNKQGGEIFSLLGVPGGTGTDRGLFYKILPVGANVELTINALSQLAKTEVLSRPTILARNNQQANIVVGQSYPFITNTRFDQNGGQINTVQYQDIGIILRVTPFISSEGLVEMIVAPEISKVGAQTVAISTNLTVNAIDKISADTVVVTESGKTVVIGGLIKTDKRETKTKVPLLGDIPLLGAAFKRTEKKDVKTELIIFLTPEVIHKPGDLIEASAREANKLEMPRKAFSEQELNRAFDVDTTAPPNSAKPPANGAKPPANGAKPPANGAKPQSATQPGAAAAPVAGAPEPPARKPATVSPSLPPRK